In Patescibacteria group bacterium, the sequence GTAGCCGCGGCAGCGTCGTGCCGCTGTTTTATCAGCAGGCGCAAACAGGGGAACAACTCACCGTCACGGATCCAAATATGACAAGGTTTATCTTAACTATCGACGAAGCCATCAATTTAATTATGTTAGCGCTCAATAGCCCGATGCGGGGCGATGTGTTTATCAAAAGATCGCCGGCGGCTCGGCTGATTGATATTGCCCACGCTTTTTCCGATAACGTAAAAGTGATTGGCAAAATGCGAGGCGAAAAATTGCATGAAGCCTTGGTCTCGTCCGAGGAATTTACTCGGCTGACCGAAGCTGAAAACGGTTTTGTAGTTATTGGCAAGGAATTAGTCAGAACGGAATACGGCACTGCCTATACTTCCGACCGAGAACGATTATTGTCTGTGCCAGAAATTCAACAATTATCTGCCAAAGTTTTAGGCGTATCCCAATATACCGAAACTTTTACCATGGCAGCGCCTCAGCCTGTTTCGGCTGTGTCTAAGAAAGAATAATGGTTGTTAATAAACCTAAAGTGGCTATTTTGGGAGTTACCGGTATGGTCGGCAGCTCGATTTATCAAACCCTGCAAGATAAATACGATTTGGTATTGGTATGCCGGAATAAAGAAAAATTAAATTTGTTGGATCAGCGCTATGGGGGAGTCGGTCAGCATTCGATTTACCAATTGGATGTAAATAATATTTATCGGGAATATCTCAGAGATACGGCGAAGGGAGCGCTCTTAAGCCCTACTTTGACTAAATTAGTTAATGAATTATCGACTTGTGATTGGGTAATTAATGCCCTCGCTATTATTACGCCTTATTGTGAAATTGATCCCGGTTTAACTTTTTTTATCAACAGCGCTTTTCCGCACCTGTTAGCCGAAACACTGGGCCCTAAGCTTATTCACATGACTACCGACTGTGTGTTTAGTGGCTCCACAGGCGCACCTTATGATGAGGTGGCTCCCAAGCTCCCTCCCGACATTTATGGGCTATCTAAGGCTCTTGGGGAGCCCCAGAAGGCCCTTGTCATGAGGACTTCGTTCATCGGGCTCGAGTTAACTGGCAATCGCAGCCTGCTGGCTTGGTTGATTAGCCAAAGAGGCAGAACCATTAATGGCTATACTAATCACTGGTGGAACGGTATTACTGCGCTAGAGTTCGGCCATATTTGCCAAAAAATTATCGATCGCGAAATTATGCCAGAGCCTGGCATCTACCATGTTTTTTCTGAAGATATTACCAAGCACGATTTATTAGTGAAGTTAAATCAGAAATTTAATTTAGGTTGTACGATTAACCCGGTGGCGGCACCTTTGGCGATCGACCGCCGGTTGCGCACAATCAAAAATCTGAATCAACAACTCCAGATTCCATCATTGGATGCTATGATCGCCGAACTTGCGTCATCCCAAAACATATAACTGTCATCCTGAACTTCCCACTTCCGTCATCCTGAACTTCCCACTTCCGTCATCCTGAACTAGTTTCAGGATCTCCCGAAGAGGTCTTCCCACTTTGGGTTGTTACTCTCAATTAGATTAATCTTCCACTCCCGATGCCAACGCTTTAATTGCTTCTCTCTTTGAATAGCTTCAGCAATAGTTGGGTATTCTTCCGAGTAAACTAATTTATTGAGATTGTATTTTCTCGTGAAAGAATCTGCCTGGCTGATCAAGTGTTGTTCTGATCTTTTCATCAGTTGGCTAGTAACACCGATATACAAGATACCCTTTGGCTTATTGGTGAGGATATAAACATAACCTTTCTTCATAACCCCATTATAGAGATCCTGAAATAAATTCAGGATGACGAAAAGGAGATATCCTGAAATGTAGAGAAATAAATCCTGGACCCTCCTACACTGAAACTACGGACGGGCAGGCAAGTCAGGATGACGAAGTTAGGGATACTTCGTCAGTTTAGGATGGCTGGTTAAGGGAAGATTGACTGATCAGGAGTTTTTTGGTAGATTAGCAAATTCAAGTTGTTTATTGAAAAATCAAAATCTGCACTGATTCAGTGCGAAAGGACACCAATATGGTAGGTCAAGAATCCTTGTCGCGAGACAAACCAGTATTAGTGGGAGGCAAACCACTTATCCCACATTCGGAGTTGCTTCCTGTGGGAAGCGGTTTGTCTGAGCACCTGGAAGTGACCGGTCAGCTAACCACGATCAGGACTCAGTTCTTCGTCATTAAGATCAGAAAAGGGGGTACGCTGGAAAAGCCCAATTCTCAGGTGGAGATTACTTCTCGACCGGCCTTTGAAGTCGCTCTCTTAAGTCGGGACAATGACAATAATGTCTGTGTCCAGCTGATGACTAAGCAGCGCCTGGAAGGGTCTGCGGCTCCCTGGCGAGGATTGGATGTCGAGAAATTCACGGGCGGATACTGCACTGATAACAAGGACCAGCTGACCTGGGGATTCGTCCAGGACCGGATCAAGGCATTAACCGGTTATGTCATCGATCTGGATTCATGCGGCGTGGTCGGCTGTGTAGTTGGTCATACTGAGGTGGAATTCCCGATCGCCTTGTTGTATGCCACTCGGTGGGAGGTTGTCGATGAGCCTCCGGCTGGTGTGAAAGTATTCACCGCCACTTTGGAACAGGCCAAACATCTGGCCTGGGCAGCTCTCCAGCGGGAAATGGACAATTCTCTTGCCGATAATGTTTCTCCTATCCCCCAGTGTCTGGAAAATGACACTGGCTTGGAGATAGTCTTCGGCCTGGAACGTGCGCTGCCAGCCGGTCATATCCCGATCTGACCGAACATCCGCACATCTATTATTAGAATGTACCCAACCGCCCTTTCCGGGCGGTTATTTTTTAGTGTAAAATCAGATTTATTCTGATATGATAATAACCTGTTTACAGATAAGATAGAGATAGAATAAACTCTTTAGATGAACACAGATAATACTAATATCGAACAACAAATTATTCACCAGTTTGACGTGGTGGGTGATAAGTGGGTGGAAGAGAGCGTGCATCCCTCTAATTTTGAATTAACTGAAATTCTAGAATTTGCCCGTCAATTCCCTGCTGGCGCTAAGATCCTGGATGCCGGGTCCGGCAAGGGCAAATTTTCGGTAGTCTTGGCTAAGCAGGGTTTGGTAGTTACGGGAGTAGAACCAGCCGCCCACCTGACTGCTTGTGCGCGTAGCCAATATCCCGAGATTGATTTTCAGGTTGCCTCGTTAACTACCTTACCGTTTCCGAATGAATTATTCGATGGCATCATTTGCGTGGAAGTGTTGGGCCATATTCCCGATTTAGAAAAAGCTATCCAAGAATTATTTCGTGTCCTTAAACCCGGCGGAAAATTATTAATTTTAGACAAAAATATCCGCTCCCTAAATCATTTATATTTTTTGCCGACAAAGTGGTGGCGGGGGTGGCGGCAACTGATTGGTCAGCGGATGTATCCCACTGATTTTCCTTTCCAAGATAAATATTTTGTTCCTACTGAGCTAGATCAGTTGCTTGGGCAATATAGTTCTGAGCATAAATTCAGAGGAATTGCTTTTCATCCGGATGTTAAAGAGCGGCCTGTATTAAAACGATTGTTCTGGCGAATTCATCAAAGTATTACGCGGTGGTTTCATCACATCGCTCCTAATCTAGATTTCTTCATGGCCTGGGAAGCTACTAAATAATTTTATCCAGCCAGCATGTCTAAAAGTCGTTTCAGTTTTGTGGGGAAGATAGGTCGGACGACTCGCAATTTGCTGAGTAAATTTGGCCTGCGGCAAAGTTGGCAATTATTGTTTGGTCAAACCGCTGCCCCGGATTGGTCTGCCTTAGAAAGATTACAAGCGGCGGTCGATTGGCTAATTAATGCTTTTGGGGCAACCGGGGGTCAAGGATTTTCGGCTTACTATTCTTTACTATCCGGCTGGGGTAAATCCTACGCCGAAACTACGGGGTACATTATCCCGACCCTTTTAAAGTTCAGTCGAGAGTTTGATTACCGACAGGCTGAGATTAAGAAAATTTGCACAACTTCCGGTGAGTGGCTGCTCACCGTTCAGCATGCCGACGGCTCTTTTTCTGGCTACGACAATGATGTGCCGGTAATTTTTAACACCGGCCAAGTCGTCGTCGGACTAATGGAACTTTATCGCTTAACTAATGATGTCCGGTACTTGCAGGCTGCCCAAAGAGCGGGGGATTGGTTAGTAATTAACCAAGAAGCCGATGGTTCGTGGATCAAATATGCTTATAACGGAATTAAACATGCCTATAATTCATTAGTTGATTGGCCGTTAGTAGAATTAAGTAAACTGACCGGTCAAGCCGACTATATGGCAGCAGCCGTAAAAAATTTAGATTGGGTGTTAGTGGAGCAGCAAGCCAATGGCTGGTTTAATTACTTTGGATTTACAGACGAGCCGAAATCGGTTTTGCATACCATCGGCTATACTTTGCAAGGCTTGATCGAGGCGGGGAATAGTTTGGGCCAAACTAAATATATTGCAGCCGCTAAACGCACAGCCGATTATTTAACTGATTTGAATGATCGGCAGATTTTATTCAGTTTTTATAATACGAACTGGCAATCTGCGAGTTATTCCCGTTGTTTAACTGGATTGGCGCAAATGGGGATAGTCTGGGAGCGTCTCGCAGAACTATATCCGGAAGAAAGTTCACGCTACCGAACGGCTGCTCAGAAAGTCTGGAATTATTTAGTAGAACACCAGATCACGACTTTGCCCCATGCAGAAATACGAGGTAGTTTGCCGGGGAGTGCGCCAATTTGGGGAGATTATTTACCCCTGGCTTTTCCGAATTGGGGAGTGAAATTCTTTATTGATTTAGGTTTGTTATTATATGCCAAACAAATTCCTATTTATTCTCAAAATTATCCAGCTCCGGTTCAGTCCAAACATGTTTTAGTGGTGTCTTGTTTCTTCCCGCCTTTGCAGGTAGTGGTGAGTACGATGATTTCTAATCTAATAAAATATTTACCCCGATTTGGTTGGCAGCCCTTGGTAGTAGCCGCCCAATCGTCCAGAGAATTTAAGTTAGATCTAGAATCGTTACAGCAAGTTCCGCTAAATTTGCCAGTTTATCGAACGAAAGTTTGGGAAAATATTTTTACTCGAGCAATGAACCGACTTGGGTTAGTGTCAGACTCAATGTTCGGTTGGTGGGGATCGGCCGTCCGAGCGGCTAAGTATTTGCATCGCCGGCGCCATATCTCTGCCATCATCTCTCGCTCTAATCCCATCACCAGCCATTTGGTGGCGTGGTGGCTTACGCGCTATGTGATGCCGGGCACACCATGGCTAGCTATTTTCGGCGATCCCTGGGTAAATAATCCTTATAGACAGCAGCGCCATTATTGGCCGTTGATCCAAAAATGGCAGACCTATTTGGAAAGGGGTATATTGCACTCTGCTACAAAAATTATTGTCACCACTGAATCAACCAAATCTTTCTTGGTTGATTGGCCGAAATGGCAATCTAAAACGGAAGTTTTACCGCATGTGTTTGATGATCAAAGTAAATTTAATTTACCTATGGCCAACCCTTCTGATAGAAAAATATTAAAAGCTACTTTTGCCGGGAATTTTTATGGCGTCAGATCGCCCGAACCGCTGTTTAAGGCTCTCAAACTCCTGAAAGAAAATGATCCCGAGGTATTCACTCATCTAGAGATAAATTTATGGGGTAAGTTGAGTCCGTTTGAGTACCTTCTGCAGACTTACGGAATAGAAAACAATGTGATCTATCATGGTGAAGCTCCGCGCTCCCGAATATTATCCGAACTGGCTACGAGTGACTTGCTAATTTTAATTGATGCACCCAGTGTGAGCGAGAGCATCTTTTTGCCAGCTAAACTAATGGATTATTTAGCCGTCCGACGGCCGATTTTAGGTATTACCCCGGTAGGCGAATCAGCTCGCCTCATTCAATCTACTAAAACAGGCACCGCGGTGTCTCCTGATGATGTTTCTGGTATCGCTGCTGCTCTGCGTTCTTATTATCAGTCGTTTTGCCAACAGCAATTGATTTTTCAGTCCGATGAAATCGAACTAAGTAAATATCATGCTACCGCGGCAGCGCAGAAACTAGCTGAATGGCTAGATCAGCTAATCCCAGACAGGCTGCACTAATTAAATGTCTTTTCAGGTAGCGGATCAATCGTTGCCACCAACTAATCGGCCAAAGCATTTCTCCAACTAGATGTAGTTGGAGTTTTTGGGTCGGAGTAAAGGGAATAGCCGATAACACTACGAACGGACGGAAATAATCAGGCGAATAGCCGATCAATACCACATAGGGCAAATTTAGGCGTTCAGAAATGTGTTTGAGCGTCTGTTGCCAGGTCCGACCTTGATAACATTCCGGTTGTTGAGCCAATTCGATAATTAGTCCGATCGGGTGGGAGCTGGCCAAGTCGGTTAAGCATTGATCGGGATGTTCAATATGGTGATAAACGGACAACATGCCGTAGACTATACGCGATTGATGAGTTATCGCCGGGGTAATATCATCGTTGCCGCAGGTCAAGTCGTAAAATTCTGTCCGGTCGTTACCATCAATAAAATTTAATAGCCGAGCAAGGCGATTATAGGCACTTACCCCTTCGATGCCTCGGCTGGATTGGACAAAAGGCAGCTGACTGACTGCCCGCGTGAGAGTGCCTAGATTACTGCCGATATCGATAAAAGTAATATTTTGTTTGCCCCAAACAATAGTTAGAAGGGATTTTACTAACCCTAATCTTAGGTCTCGGGCGGGACGTTGCCCGGGGAGCCACAAACCGGGGAGTTTAATAGTTTGATAACTCTCACTTTTCAAACCGTGATCTAAACTCCGGCAAATGCCAGTAGCAGAATTATAGGCAGCTGTGCTAGCCAGTTGGCTGATCTTTGTTTTTAATCTATTTTGAAAAACATTTTTTAATTTATTTAAACAAGGGTGCCCCGCTATCATATTTGGCACCACCATAGGGGTTTGTCCTGTATTGCCTAAGTAGTTGTAGCCTTTAACATCTAAAGAGTTGGCGAAATCAGTAGTTTGTGGCAGGTGTCTCGCTTCTTCCCAATCGACAATCACCGGAATTTTCTCGCGAAACATTATATTCTTTTCGTGCAAATCAGTATGGATATCTTGATTGGCAAAGATTTGTCGGACAAATTGTTTCAGCTGTTGGTAACAGGTGATGATTTCTTCAGGAGAAAGGGTCGCCATACTATCGTCAAATCTAGTCAAAGATTCTATAATCAAAAAACTAAATCCGGATAATTCGGTATAACCGATAACTTTCGGGACATGCGGGCTGGTTTGGTATTTTTGTAAAAAGTCGTATTCGTTTTTTAAGGAAGGTAGCAAGATGAAGGCTGACTCGGCCTCTAGTTTGCTTTCGACCGTTACTGAAATATGCTTGGCTTTCATGAAGTAGGTGGTGCCACCAGAGGTGATTTTAAATAAGCTACTGCCGCCGCCAGGGCTCCAAATGCGAGAGAGAGATTGCCAAGTACCAGGAATCCCGAGCTTGTTTAAGGCTGCCAA encodes:
- a CDS encoding polysaccharide biosynthesis protein, with product MKVFITGITGTLGKELLSRFYDQWDITGYSRDELKQAQLQRQYPNVTYRIGDIRDYDALHRAMKGADVVIHAAAMKRIEVCEENPIEAIKTNVLGTENVARAAFYHGITKAVTIGSDKGVDPVNAYGMTKALQEKIFISYGYNCVRYGNVFGSRGSVVPLFYQQAQTGEQLTVTDPNMTRFILTIDEAINLIMLALNSPMRGDVFIKRSPAARLIDIAHAFSDNVKVIGKMRGEKLHEALVSSEEFTRLTEAENGFVVIGKELVRTEYGTAYTSDRERLLSVPEIQQLSAKVLGVSQYTETFTMAAPQPVSAVSKKE
- a CDS encoding sugar nucleotide-binding protein; this translates as MVVNKPKVAILGVTGMVGSSIYQTLQDKYDLVLVCRNKEKLNLLDQRYGGVGQHSIYQLDVNNIYREYLRDTAKGALLSPTLTKLVNELSTCDWVINALAIITPYCEIDPGLTFFINSAFPHLLAETLGPKLIHMTTDCVFSGSTGAPYDEVAPKLPPDIYGLSKALGEPQKALVMRTSFIGLELTGNRSLLAWLISQRGRTINGYTNHWWNGITALEFGHICQKIIDREIMPEPGIYHVFSEDITKHDLLVKLNQKFNLGCTINPVAAPLAIDRRLRTIKNLNQQLQIPSLDAMIAELASSQNI
- a CDS encoding GIY-YIG nuclease family protein, which produces MKKGYVYILTNKPKGILYIGVTSQLMKRSEQHLISQADSFTRKYNLNKLVYSEEYPTIAEAIQREKQLKRWHREWKINLIESNNPKWEDLFGRS
- a CDS encoding class I SAM-dependent methyltransferase; this encodes MNTDNTNIEQQIIHQFDVVGDKWVEESVHPSNFELTEILEFARQFPAGAKILDAGSGKGKFSVVLAKQGLVVTGVEPAAHLTACARSQYPEIDFQVASLTTLPFPNELFDGIICVEVLGHIPDLEKAIQELFRVLKPGGKLLILDKNIRSLNHLYFLPTKWWRGWRQLIGQRMYPTDFPFQDKYFVPTELDQLLGQYSSEHKFRGIAFHPDVKERPVLKRLFWRIHQSITRWFHHIAPNLDFFMAWEATK
- a CDS encoding glycosyltransferase yields the protein MSKSRFSFVGKIGRTTRNLLSKFGLRQSWQLLFGQTAAPDWSALERLQAAVDWLINAFGATGGQGFSAYYSLLSGWGKSYAETTGYIIPTLLKFSREFDYRQAEIKKICTTSGEWLLTVQHADGSFSGYDNDVPVIFNTGQVVVGLMELYRLTNDVRYLQAAQRAGDWLVINQEADGSWIKYAYNGIKHAYNSLVDWPLVELSKLTGQADYMAAAVKNLDWVLVEQQANGWFNYFGFTDEPKSVLHTIGYTLQGLIEAGNSLGQTKYIAAAKRTADYLTDLNDRQILFSFYNTNWQSASYSRCLTGLAQMGIVWERLAELYPEESSRYRTAAQKVWNYLVEHQITTLPHAEIRGSLPGSAPIWGDYLPLAFPNWGVKFFIDLGLLLYAKQIPIYSQNYPAPVQSKHVLVVSCFFPPLQVVVSTMISNLIKYLPRFGWQPLVVAAQSSREFKLDLESLQQVPLNLPVYRTKVWENIFTRAMNRLGLVSDSMFGWWGSAVRAAKYLHRRRHISAIISRSNPITSHLVAWWLTRYVMPGTPWLAIFGDPWVNNPYRQQRHYWPLIQKWQTYLERGILHSATKIIVTTESTKSFLVDWPKWQSKTEVLPHVFDDQSKFNLPMANPSDRKILKATFAGNFYGVRSPEPLFKALKLLKENDPEVFTHLEINLWGKLSPFEYLLQTYGIENNVIYHGEAPRSRILSELATSDLLILIDAPSVSESIFLPAKLMDYLAVRRPILGITPVGESARLIQSTKTGTAVSPDDVSGIAAALRSYYQSFCQQQLIFQSDEIELSKYHATAAAQKLAEWLDQLIPDRLH
- a CDS encoding phosphotransferase yields the protein MQHNPVALANKEKYLDVILAKPDLILAALNKLGIPGTWQSLSRIWSPGGGSSLFKITSGGTTYFMKAKHISVTVESKLEAESAFILLPSLKNEYDFLQKYQTSPHVPKVIGYTELSGFSFLIIESLTRFDDSMATLSPEEIITCYQQLKQFVRQIFANQDIHTDLHEKNIMFREKIPVIVDWEEARHLPQTTDFANSLDVKGYNYLGNTGQTPMVVPNMIAGHPCLNKLKNVFQNRLKTKISQLASTAAYNSATGICRSLDHGLKSESYQTIKLPGLWLPGQRPARDLRLGLVKSLLTIVWGKQNITFIDIGSNLGTLTRAVSQLPFVQSSRGIEGVSAYNRLARLLNFIDGNDRTEFYDLTCGNDDITPAITHQSRIVYGMLSVYHHIEHPDQCLTDLASSHPIGLIIELAQQPECYQGRTWQQTLKHISERLNLPYVVLIGYSPDYFRPFVVLSAIPFTPTQKLQLHLVGEMLWPISWWQRLIRYLKRHLISAACLGLADLAIQLVSALPR